The genome window AAGTTTTTCCATGTAAATCGGTTCGGATTTGATTCCCTtttttggttttaatttgaacatCCCTAATCGCAAGCATTTAGTTTGTTTTCATATTTctcgaaaatattttcttcacttGTAATTAGTCAATTGAGATTATAAAAAtatgaattaattatatattatcctttataattagttattcttagtattctaatttttatattttaaaaaaatatattaaaatctctataattaCAAAAGTGAGGTAATTAATTCGtcaataaaatttttttcttgatttttaaccttatgaaatcatttgtttaatatggataaggattttaatatttctcattcataaatataaaaaaataaaattaaaatattaatattaaaaataattaattacttgAGATAATCTATTATTAGCCCTAAAAATATTCACTTCTTCCACCATTCACGTTAAGATATTAATGCTTAATCATATAAATTCAAATTAATACATGAAAGCCACGGCAACGTGAGGCCAAATCTCGGAGAGAGGGTTATAAAGGGGAAGGTGAAGGTGGTGAGCGGAGACCTTCTCGTCATCACTTTCTCTTTCTCTCGGTTAGGTAGTTCTAGTGTAAGAGAaggaggaggcagaggaggaggaggaggaggggggtgaGAGAAACCGATGGGGAGGCAGCCATGCTGTGACAAGGTGGGGCTGAAGAAGGGGCCATGGACAACAGAGGAGGACAAGAGGCTGATCAACTTCATGCTCACCAATGGCCAATGCTGTTGGAGGGTTGTTCCTAAGCTTGCAGGTCCTCCCTCTGCTCCATTCATTTGATTTAACGTCAGTGATCGCTAACACAGTGAGCAAGATGGACTGCGTTCATGCTTATTTTCTGTCTTCCTTTGTTGTAGGACTTCTGAGGTGTGGAAAGAGTTGCAGACTAAGGTGGACGAACTACCTCCGGCCTGACCTGAAgaggggaatgctgtcggaagaggaggagaagatggtCATTGAGCTCCATTCTCAGCTGGGAAACAGgcatgctgctgctgctccccATCTTCCCTCTTCGTTTGCTTCTTGTTTCTTTTGTCTTATTGTAGGAATTTTCTCCTTGGAGTGGCTGCACTAAGCAAAGCTTTCGTTTGTTGTCTCAGATGGTCTAGGATCGCATCCCATCTCCGTGGTAGAACTGATAACGAGATCAAGAACCACTGGAACACCCACATCAAGAAGAAACTGAGGAAGATGGggatcgaccccttgcttcacaaGCCCCTCATTCCTTCAGCAAGTGGTGTTCCCCATCAGGAGCAGCAACAAGCGGGTGCTTTGGCTGAGAGGATGGAAGAACAGGAGAAGCCCTGCTCAGGAAGCTCTTCTGAGAAGGCTGCAGAAGGGCAAGTTGAGGAGAACATACCAAGCACGGCTTCTGAAGCATTCCTGAGCAAGTCTCCAGGATTTTGCACCGACGAGGTGCCCATGATTCTCCCCCATGACATATTAGCCTCATGTGCTTCCACTCCCACGGCCTCGTCTTCCATTTCGACATCATCAACGTGCTCTTCTTCCAGCTCCTCATCGAAGGCAGCGGAGATCCAACTTCCATGCACGGAGTGGCCAGAATCAACGTATCTCTGGGGTTTGGATGACTTGAATGGATGGGACTTCATCTTCGATCGGAGGGATGAAGAATTAGGCCTCGATCCTTTCAGCCAGTGGCAAAGAACCGCTTTTGATCATGAATCCTGAACTCTGAGCTGTTCTAATCTCATTCTCCTTCTGTAATTTCTAATTGCCGATAGAACAAAGCAGAATGATGACAAATGTTTACTCCATCTTTATTCGATCAATTGAAAGTCCGATACTTCACTCTTAGATCATTCaatctaaaaagaaaatttaCGATGAGACACAAACGATTACTTTAACACAAAAAATCCACCATTTTCTTGCACCATTCAATTTCGCTTGAAATATTAGCCGCATTATGCGCAACGCATGAACAGTGGATACCGACGCGGCCACGTCGTAGCTTCCTTCACCACGCAGCGAGTAGAAGTGTAAAACAAGCATTTGTTTGACCAGAGGAACAAAACGAGGAAAGCATCGAATTGACGCTATAAATCAGTGGATCGCTGGAGGTTGAAGACAAAATGTTGGCGGACATGAGTGCCTCTTTTGTTTCAGATGATTAAGCTCTGTTGCCCCAAACAATTCCTGGAGGCATACCGTATAAGTTTGACTCTCTGTTCTCGTCGCCATCCATCTGTTTCTCCTTAACCATTTATCACTGGAAATTGTTGGCTAATTAGTGAATGACTTGGGAACAATTATGATCAACTCTATCTTCCCTACTGCACCATGTTCTACACTTGTGAGGGTGTTAATTTAATATGCTAATGTACATAATATTGTACAGCTTCTATTTGTTGTCTTAAAACCAATACTAGTGAGGCTGTATCTGGGAACATATTTTTAATAtgcaattagataaaattatggaatattaaGTGTTTAGTAAACAATAGATGAAGACTATATCTTAAATGTGTTGTGtacttggtaaaattatatttcaaaagttcattgaatattttatgataaatttatccttttaatatatatataacatttgttcaaaaataaattaatatttttatttaaaataaataaataaaataaataaatgtatgtatgtatgtatgcatgtatgtatgtatgtaatcttataaacATTTTGTAtgacccaaatatataataaataaaaaaatataatcatataaataattataaaataattttataactaaatatataaaagtttaacttatagaaaatataaatcatgttacTTTCTCATGAAgtcattttgataattttataattttagataacgTCATAAGATATTttagaaatttaaaaattatattagcatctcGTAAATACTAAAATACAAATGCTATCCTAAGGTAATATcaacatttaaatatttttattacagcatacaaataaattatgattaaaaattaaatatcaatTCACGTTTGAAATATACATTGA of Musa acuminata AAA Group cultivar baxijiao chromosome BXJ1-7, Cavendish_Baxijiao_AAA, whole genome shotgun sequence contains these proteins:
- the LOC135679997 gene encoding transcription factor MYB20-like isoform X2, producing the protein MGRQPCCDKVGLKKGPWTTEEDKRLINFMLTNGQCCWRVVPKLAGLLRCGKSCRLRWTNYLRPDLKRGMLSEEEEKMVIELHSQLGNRWSRIASHLRGRTDNEIKNHWNTHIKKKLRKMGIDPLLHKPLIPSASGVPHQEQQQAGALAERMEEQEKPCSGSSSEKAAEGQVEENIPSTASEAFLSKSPGFCTDEVPMILPHDILASCASTPTASSSISTSSTCSSSSSSSKAAEIQLPCTEWPESTYLWGLDDLNGWDFIFDRRDEELGLDPFSQWQRTAFDHES
- the LOC135679997 gene encoding transcription factor MYB20-like isoform X1, with the protein product MANAVGGLFLSLQVLPLLHSFDLTSVIANTVSKMDCVHAYFLSSFVVGLLRCGKSCRLRWTNYLRPDLKRGMLSEEEEKMVIELHSQLGNRWSRIASHLRGRTDNEIKNHWNTHIKKKLRKMGIDPLLHKPLIPSASGVPHQEQQQAGALAERMEEQEKPCSGSSSEKAAEGQVEENIPSTASEAFLSKSPGFCTDEVPMILPHDILASCASTPTASSSISTSSTCSSSSSSSKAAEIQLPCTEWPESTYLWGLDDLNGWDFIFDRRDEELGLDPFSQWQRTAFDHES